The stretch of DNA TATACAGACTAACGTATACACAGACTGCCCCTATATACAGACTACCGTATAACAGACTACCCCATATACAGACTGCCCCATATACAGACTGCCCCATATACAGACTGCCCCATATACAGACTGCCCCATATACAGACTGCCCCATATACAGACTGCCCCATATACAGACTGCCCCATTAGTCTGTACTACCCTATATACAGACTGCCCCATATACAGACTGCCCTATATACAGACTGCCCTATATACAGACTGCCCTATATACAGACTGCCCTATACACAGACTACCCCATACACAGACTACCCCATATACAGACTACCCCATATACAGATTACCCCAATACAGACTACCCCATATACAGATTACCCCAATACAGATTACCCCATATACAGATTACCCCATTAGTCTGTATTATATACAGACTATCCCATATACAGACTGCCCCATATACAGACTACCCTATATACAGACTACCCTATACACAGACTGCCCATTAgtctgtactatactatatacgGACTGCCCCATATACAGACTTCCAATATACAGACTTCCATATACACAGACTGCCCCATTAGTCTGTACTACCCTTATACAGACTGCCCCATATACAGACTGCCCCATATACAGACTGCCCCATTagtctgtactagactatatacagactGCCCCATATACAGACTGCCCTACATACAGACTGCCCTATATACAGACTACCCTATATACAGACTACCCTATATACAGACTACCTATATACAGACTACCCTATATACAGACTGCACCATtagtctgtactgtactatatacagACTGCCCCATATACAGACTGCACCATATACAGACTGCCCCATATACAGACTGCCCCATATACAGACAGACTGCCCGGTATACAGACAGACTGCCCCTTTACGAGACAGACTGCCCCGTATACAGACTACCCTAGACACAGACTACCCTAGACACAGACTACCCTAGACACAGACTACCCTAGACACAGACTGCCCCATATACAGACTACCCTAGACACAGACTGCCCTAGACACAGACTGCCCCACATACAGACTGCCCCACATACAGACTGCCCCATTagtctgtactagactatatacagactACAGCATTAGACAGagccacagccagccagacagacagagccacagccagccagacagacagagccacagccagccagacagacagagccacagccagccagacagacagagccacagccagacacagacacagacagagccacagccagacacagacacagacagagccacagccagacagagagacacagccagacacagagacacagccagacacagagacacagccagacacagagacacagccagacacagagacacagccagacacagagacacagccagacacagagccagccagccagacagagacacagccagacacagagacacagccagacacagagacacagccagacacagagacacagccagacacagagacacagccagccagacagagacacagccagacacagagacacagccagccagacacagagccagccagacagagagccagtatgtacctgtTGCTGCTGGTGTCCACCAGGGATGGGTCTGTGATTCTGCTGCTGTCCACCAGGCATggtcctctgctgctgctgcgacTGGAGGAGGAGACGCTGCGGAGACAAAACCACCTCGTCAGGAACTACACAACATTTTACATCCCAGTTCACTGGAATTAAGtgttagagaggtgtgtgtgtgtgtgtgtgtgtgtgtgtgtgtgtgtgttcacctgtaacTGGTTAAGCTGGTTGAGTTGAGACAGCTGGTTGAGCTGAGACAGCTGGTTGAGAACAGCGACCTGCTGTGGACCAAACAGGTTCAGACCTCCTGCACTGGGAGGGTACTTCAGTAGAGAGGAGGGACCTGGAACACAGTCACGCCAACTAGATCAGTATTATAGACTCAGACCTCCTGCACTGGGAGGACAGCTAGAtcagtattacagactcagacctcCTGCACTGGGAGGACAGCTAGATCAGTAGGACAGACTCAGACCTCCTGCACTGGGAGGACAGCTAGAtcagtattacagactcagacctcCTGCACTGGGAGGACAACTAGATCAGTAGAGATGTCAATAATAAGGCAATGGGGAGAATATTGTTGGACCTTCAGGAGGCTGAACATCCCCCTTTAAAAGGGACCCCCTGGTTCACATCCCCTTTAAAAGGGACCCCCTGGTTCACATCCCCTTTAAAAAGGGACCCCCTGGTTCACATCCCCTTTAAAAGGGACCCCCTGGTTCACATCCCCTTTAAAAGGGACCCCCTGGTTCACATCCCCTTTAAAAAGGGACCCCCTGGTTCACATCCCCTTTAAAAAGGGACCCCCTGGTTCACATCCCCTTAAAAAAGGGACCCCCTGGTTCACATCCCCTTTAAAAGGGACCCCCTGGTTCACATCCCCTTTAAAAGGGACCCCCTGGTTCACATCCCCTTTAAAAGGACCCCTGGTTCACATCCCCTTTAAAAGGGACCCCTGGTTCACATCCCCTTTAAAAGGGACCCCCTGGTTCACATCCCCTTTAAAAGGGACCCCCTGGTTCACATCCCCTTTAAAAGGGACCTTCTGGTTCACATTTTTAGATAATcacaccaggtgtgtgtgtgtgtgtgtgtgtgtgtgtgtgtgtgtgtgtgtgtgtgtgtggtgtgtgacctGAGAGGACAGGGACGGGTGGAGGCACTTGGTTACGGAGATTGTTCTGGGCTGAGTTGAGGGGCTGGGGAGCGTTATGAGACGGGGCTACACTGCTGCCGTACATGGAATTTAcattctgaaaacacacacacacacacacacacgttaagaagacaaacacacaggatacacacacttCAGACagattgttcacacacacactatattcaAGAGCAGCAGTAACCACTCACCTGCCTACCAGcctcagagacagaggggtgggaGCCTGCcctgagcagagagaggggataggcTGAGCAGAGTGGGAGGGGGAAAAGCTCATGCCGTGATTGGAGGAGAGCTCCTCCGAGGCGGATCTATCGTAAGCAGAGAGCGGCAGGGAGAGCTGCAGAGGCAAGGACAGATGAGGAAGAGGCATGACATCGTGGAAatcaaggggaggagagagaaagacagcaggaggagaggaggccccagaggatggagggagaaagagagggaggagaggaggccccagaggatggagggagaaagagaaggagggaggagagaggaggccccagaggatggagggagaaagacaacaggaggagaggaagccaGAGAAGCGACAGGAGAAAGAAAGCCAAAGCTTTTTTATGtcactgagctaccaccaggggactacattctgatataacactgagctaccaccaggggactacattctgatataacactgagctaccaccaggggaatacattctgatataacactgagctaccaccaggggactacattctgatatatcactgagctaccaccaggggactacattctgatataacactgagctaccaccaggggactacattctgatataacactgagctaccaccaggggactacattctgatatatcactgagctaccaccagggaatacattctgatatatcactgagctaccaccaggggactacattctgatataacactgagctaccaccaggggactacattctgatataacactgagctaccaccagggggggactacattctgatatatcactgagctaccaccaggggattacattctgatataacactgagctaccaccaggggactacattctgatataacactgagctaccaccaggggactacattctgatataacactgagctaccaccaggggactacattctgatatatcactgagctaccaccaggggactacattctgatatatcactgagctaccaccaggggactacattctgatatatcactgagctaccaccagggggctacattctgatatatcactgagctaccaccaggggactacattctgatataacactgagctaccaccaggggactacattctgatataacactgagctaccaccaggggactacattctgatatatcactgagctaccaccaggggactacattctgatataacactgagctaccaccaggggactacattctgatatatcactgagctaccaccaggggactacattctgatataacactgagctaccaccaggggactacattctgatatatcactgagctaccaccaggggactacattctgatatatcactgagctaccaccaggggactacattctgatatatcactgagctaccaccaggggactacattctgatataacactgagctaccaccaggggactacattctgatatatcactgagctaccaccaggggactacattctgatataacactgagctaccaccaggggactacattctgatataacactgagctaccaccaggggactacattctgatataacactgagctaccaccagggggctacattctgatatatcactgagctaccaccaggggctacattctgatataacactgagctaccaccagggggctacattctgatataacactgagctaccaccagggggGCAGTGCAGCGCTGGGAGACGGTacaccacacagacagaggaaagagCAACACACAAGACAGTACCTTGTCGTAGTAAGGGCTTCTCTCCATGGAAGGCTCTTTGTGAATCTGGTGCCTGGAGGCAGGGTTTTTCCCCATCACTCCACTGTACTCTCCCATGTTCACATCCATACGCTTGTCTGACAtcatccctcctcccatctccatcTTATTGCTCTTCGACAAGTCTTCAGGAGAGTCCCTCtaggggatggacagagagagggaaagataggtcagacgagagagagagagacgagagagagacgagagagagagagacgagagagaggcgagagagagagagagagagagagcgaaagagagagcgaaagagagagcgaaagagagagcgagaaagagagagagtccaCTAATGTGCTGGGGGCTTGTCTAGTGGTAGTGCTGCTGCCCCTGGAGGCAGAGGTTTGCAAGTGCAGCAGCAGAAATTGTACAATTATTTATCATCTCGCTCTCAGGTCCTAGCAGGCAGATCTGTTACACATAAGTCCACCCAAGGCCTGTTACAGTCCCACCTGAAGGGtcgggttcagggaacagaaaacCCAAGACCGGTTACAGTCCCACCTGAAGGGtcgggttcagggaacagaaaacCCAAGACCGGTTACAGTCCCACCTGAAGGGtcgggttcagggaacagaaaacCCAAGACCGGTTACAGTCCCACCTGAAGGGTCGGGTTCAGGGAACAGATTACCCTGAAGGGCGACATCTGACGAGTTCCAACCCCCTCTTCGCTATTTAACAACTTTTCTTGAGTTTCTATCTTTATTTTTGGTGCAGAAAGATCATACTATTATCTCATGTGACCACCAAGCACTTCTGGACCAACAGAAGGACAATTCCTAACCTCCATTTAGGACTTCACATCCCAAAGTGGAGAAACCAGCTGATTGAAATAAATCAAAAAGTTTGATGAAGAGTTGGTTATTAAAAATCAGCTGCGTAGTGCTAGGGCTCCGTCGGGTCGTCGGGGAGAAGGGTTCCGTCGGGTCGTCGGGGAAGGGCTCCGTCGGGGGAAGGGCTCCGTCGGGGGGAAGGGCTCCGTCGGGGGAAGGGCTCCGTCGGGGGGAAGGGCTCCGTCGGGGGAAGGGCTCCGTCGGGCCGGAAGGGCTCCGTCGGGGGAAGGGCTCCGTCGGTCGTCGGGGAAGGGCTCGTCAGTCAGCGTTTCACGGTAAAGTTCTACtacgcctgttgtattcggtgagTTGTTACAAAAAACAGCATTTGATTTTGAGGGTTCAAGGTTCAAGGCTGCATACTCACAACGTAGTTCATGTTGTTGAACTGTTTAACAAACTGGGTCATCCAGGCATCCTCCTGCTTGTTCACTGATTTGTTCatctgaaacacagagagagacccggttaatatcctacacagagagacccggttaatatcctacacagagagagagaccggttaATATCCTTCACagagagagacccggttaatatcctacacagagagacccggttaa from Salmo salar unplaced genomic scaffold, Ssal_v3.1, whole genome shotgun sequence encodes:
- the LOC123732104 gene encoding trinucleotide repeat-containing gene 6A protein-like; translated protein: MYGSSVAPSHNAPQPLNSAQNNLRNQVPPPVPVLSGPSSLLKYPPSAGGLNLFGPQQVAVLNQLSQLNQLSQLNQLNQLQRLLLQSQQQQRTMPGGQQQNHRPIPGGHQQQQGRPIGSSQSMMQPPHHLDPSLLKQNPAHQPH